CagtaaaacaagaacaaaagagtaaaataaagtttatagCACATTTTGTACAAAGTTAAGAGTGATGatgttttctctcagtctctccatctccaccagACGCTGATCAACAGAGAGACGATGAAGTGACATTACGCTGCTCTCTGTTGAGATACAGaaatctccctctctgtgtaaAGAACAGAGTCCGCTGGGTGGATGAGACAGAAGCTGAGCTGCCTGGTATCCAGAATGACTCTGTCCACCACACggactgtgtctctgttctgAAAGTGAAGCGTCAGAGTGGAAACAACAAGAGATACACCTGccagtttgttgatgagagaaACAGTGTGATGATACAGACTGACTTCACACCTTTCATCAAGGAACCTAATTCAGGTGAGATAATATGCAGCTCTGCATCTTGGTTGAGATAGAATATTTTCTTCACACCAATATTGAAAATGTGTAACATGATGTTCAGGAGATGataaatattgtactttattATTAACTGACAGGTGATTACCTAACAGGTTGCTCTCCTCTGAGCTTCATCATGTTGTCTCTGAGATTTACGGGACTTTTCCTGAtcgctgtttttcttctccacagagacagaggtgagagTCTGATCATAATTCAAGATTTGCTGaacataaatctttaaatttGGATTTTGAACTAACTTGTACttctttatatattttccaGCCAACCTGGCATCACTTGCTGAAAACAACGTGggtgaaaagaaacaaatatttcagtttgccattgttatctctctgtctgttatGTCTCTCTGGTGGAAACATCAACAGTTGGTTCCATGAAACAGTTTTCCTGAATCTATTTTTCGTTGTGTTGTATTTCACAGGTGAATAAAGATGGCGGCGAAGTCAAGTATGAAAACGTAGAAGCAGTTGCTGCTACGAGCCAACAGCACTGATCAACAACCTCCACACTAACTTCAACTCACGAGACGGTCGAATGTTCAGTCATTTTACTAAGTTCTAAAAGGAATAAATTCAAAGCCATGTTTATACTTCAGCACTTCTGATCCCGAGCTACAGCTCAGCATGACTACAGTCTGCTACTGTCACTGAGAGCTGGAGGCATCGAGGAACAGCAGCACCATCTTGTGGGTTTCCTAGCAACAAACTGTGGGCAAAGTGACATTTAACTCCTCCATAGCAGAAGCCTATACTGTGTATAATTTAGGGTTTTAGATCCTTCGTCACATTTAGTCTCTGTGTAATAGAAGCTGCTGTCAATGTAACTGTGTCCACTTTGCTTCAAGAAACCTTTGGCTGCTGAAGAGTTCAACTTCAGCTTCATGTTGCTTCTTTAAACCATCGTAACTTGATGCTTCGTTAAAATGACATGTTCATGAACATTACCTGCATCAACCTTCTATAGTGTCAAAagtgtatatataatatttcaacCTTTGAACCaaagaaatgtgctttataGATGAAATACCTCGCTCTTCCTTTTGcctaaattattcattaaaacattaaagatgACCTATTATGACTTTctgaattttctttttactaTAGTGTGTTATAGCTTTTTGTGACTATTAATGGTCAACAAAGTCTCAAGACATCGTTCAATATTGTGTCATACAGATATTCAtaagaaatatattttgttatgtAATGGAAGTGTTAATTTCATTGTTCCTGTAATTGTTTGTTCAGAAAGATCATTAATCTGTGATACAGCTGTTAAGAGTGTAATGATAGGAAGTGCCGCTTTTTCCGGAGTGCGCCGTGAAGtgcacacagagggaggagggagagagcggagggaaaatacttttatattttcccCGCCATTTTCAGACTGAAAAGTTGTAAGACAGCGACACACGACTTTTATTTCTCCTCGACGGAGTAAACGTCAGGTTTTTACCGACTTGGTGAGTTGAGACCTTCAGATGTGTGAAGTTTATTTCACGAGTGAAATGCTAACGGCTAATGCCGTGGATCAAGCTAGCGCTGCTCATTACGACCCGAGAGATGAATGTTTCCGTGGGAAATGTAGTTGAAGCTGTAACAACAACGAACCTCTGTGAAATTCATGCTGGTTGTTAAAATAAGGGGATGATTTTTCTGTGTGCTGAACATGTTTACATGAGTGGTATAAAATACAACGCACTCATAAAGATTTCTCTCCTGTAGTTTCCTCATGGCGCCATGTTGCCACCATTTCAAGGCTTCTGGGGAGAAATGCACTTTGTTACTTTGGTAAGAAATCCCTTATCAATGTTCATTATTAGAGAAGGAAAGTGTCTACgctgtaataatgataatacttttttatttgtacagcaccttTCAAACTAGAAATGTAGCAGTAAGTGTTTTACTCTATACCAATATCTGATATCTATTGGTGGTGTTTTCCAAAGCTTTGGGCCGTAACTGATGAAGGGTTGTTGGGAACCTTCAGTAAAGCAGCAGTAGATGACCTCAGTGTTTTCGGAGGCACATAGTTAATCAGGGAGTTAGATGTAGCTTGGTCCTTGCTCATTAAGGCATTTGTATATAAAGAGGAAGAGCTTGAAATGGATCAAAGGGACAGTTTGTGTTATTTGAGGTGGGGTTGTATGAGGTATTCATGCAGAGTCAGAATGTTAGCTGCCACgtgtttctattttattctgCTAATCTAATGCAATATGTCCATTACCGTTTTCTATCTGTTCATCCAAATaatttaaaggggacatattatgcaaaatgcacttttccatggttttctatcagtagtatgtgtccctggcgtgtCTACGAACCCCCCacacatgagaaaagtccatcctctccgtcttttgctttctccacctttcaagaaatgtgtgctcaagCGGGCaaattggagattttcccctgatgtcgtcaagaagggcgatgccacCTTCCCCCGGGTGGGTgacgctccccgagctaggtgtgtgttccgcccactgagtccgtgttgcagacggtatcgttacttccctcgcgaacaccGGCTTTCcgtagaacaatgtcgaaggtacgagcgaaacacagtagttgctttgttgttggctgcacaaaccaacacagaagtctttttttaacccctacgcccgaggatctaaagacccagtggattaattttatttttgatggaaatgttcccgctccaactccgaaagtgttgtacgtgtgtgctaaccatttcacctaggactgctttctcaacgagggccagtacaatgcaggatttgctacaagtctcaagataaagcttggatcagtaccgactgtccgtgacccaactttgaacgTGGGAGCTGTAAGTTctaccattttatgttgctttactgtttgttcacgagagcctgttgcgtgtgttgttagcatggcagctaatgtggctaacgtttagccTCGTCGACACGCAGCCGGGTATAGctgggtacagattgtatgcaattcttctgcttgg
The window above is part of the Seriola aureovittata isolate HTS-2021-v1 ecotype China chromosome 19, ASM2101889v1, whole genome shotgun sequence genome. Proteins encoded here:
- the LOC130187810 gene encoding uncharacterized protein LOC130187810 isoform X1 — protein: MGHTVALLVLIFIFVLQSEAGISEKYFYNRPGDDVILPCDSVSSSDTCSSVYWLFNREPSHSILEVERGNVMNSARAARLRLYSNCSLLISNITAEDAGVYSCRQGKIGQADNLFLNILTISPSPPDADQQRDDEVTLRCSLLRYRNLPLCVKNRVRWVDETEAELPGIQNDSVHHTDCVSVLKVKRQSGNNKRYTCQFVDERNSVMIQTDFTPFIKEPNSGDYLTGCSPLSFIMLSLRFTGLFLIAVFLLHRDRANLASLAENNVNKDGGEVKYENVEAVAATSQQH
- the LOC130187810 gene encoding uncharacterized protein LOC130187810 isoform X2; amino-acid sequence: MGHTVALLVLIFIFVLQSEAGISEKYFYNRPGDDVILPCDSVSSSDTCSSVYWLFNREPSHSILEVERGNVMNSARAARLRLYSNCSLLISNITAEDAGVYSCRQGKIGQADNLFLNILTISPSPPDADQQRDDEVTLRCSLLRYRNLPLCVKNRVRWVDETEAELPGIQNDSVHHTDCVSVLKVKRQSGNNKRYTCQFVDERNSVMIQTDFTPFIKEPNSGCSPLSFIMLSLRFTGLFLIAVFLLHRDRANLASLAENNVNKDGGEVKYENVEAVAATSQQH
- the LOC130187810 gene encoding uncharacterized protein LOC130187810 isoform X3; translated protein: MGHTVALLVLIFIFVLQSEAGISEKYFYNRPGDDVILPCDSVSSSDTCSSVYWLFNREPSHSILEVERGNVMNSARAARLRLYSNCSLLISNITAEDAGVYSCRQGKIGQADNLFLNILTNADQQRDDEVTLRCSLLRYRNLPLCVKNRVRWVDETEAELPGIQNDSVHHTDCVSVLKVKRQSGNNKRYTCQFVDERNSVMIQTDFTPFIKEPNSGDYLTGCSPLSFIMLSLRFTGLFLIAVFLLHRDRANLASLAENNVNKDGGEVKYENVEAVAATSQQH